Proteins from a genomic interval of Zingiber officinale cultivar Zhangliang chromosome 2A, Zo_v1.1, whole genome shotgun sequence:
- the LOC122043779 gene encoding pentatricopeptide repeat-containing protein At5g62370-like has protein sequence MHFEKRKFRTAEAKGWVRKRFKSELSRLARSEKLDFCSPRSVEVTARLPSSSSFCSSFRDARLPSLRRRRRRRRRQMLVSRRFRQPPLLVHLFLVEGRSHSSSHFSFAAAAHSSPDSDSDALVTDHRPPASVDVSSAYATHCISLLHRLLLRGEHSAARSVLNRVVAGLPVPDSASAIHLASSFGISPEYGRILRSLVSSRQFLKAKALFAHSTGGELPEDSSVLDAMVECFCKLGKLVDSKPLLDHMIKIRSLPSKRTYTALLRLLCAEEKFLEALDLFVLMAGAGVFPDMSGYNSLIYGLCSKGHFVQAHHLLDKMVSRGLSPSSQLCKTLFYGLCKGGDIVESEHVCRVMESHGFHFDRTMFSTLISAYCKKGRLEPALVIFQTMKGHAFLEPDVYSYNTLIRGLLRLGYDDSAWKFYKEMTMTGLKPDAVTYGILISWYCKNQKVDCALRLLETMLGYGLVPNIQCYTAMITALCKTNRLVDAENLFDRMLESDLVPDHLMFVLLLRSFPKSHGFAIISKTLQAMAKTDSSGKFRNSSILFSSSLDQISLQEMELAFDEIVRLDVLPVELTFNIAIRTMTGEGRFDAAHRLLDKMVSYGCEPSISTYNFLLKCLCRENQMENVKLLLDLMNSRGVVWNLVTYSVLINAYGKFGDIHSAFDIFNQMIDRGVKPNVIIYDPIIKCLCRIGRFREAELVFGRMIESGVMPDEVAYVNLINGYSKIGRINDARFLFDEMLHCGFHPGLHAYSALINGLIKKNMFSIAYKYLDKMLEDGFLPDKVLYTMLVNQFFKKGEENFALYLVDLMARNQIELHLVTYGSLVSGICKNILPRRRRQPYLAHKLEEARHMLFRLLPQKHAFLGKANHLHHYQSAEKKVEYALNIMQIVVDNGMIPNLHFYNGILNGLCRAKMIQDACDLVSLMQKLGTIPNQVTYTILMNGHFRSDEADCAIQLFNEMNREVHVLDEVAYNTLVRGLSGAGRTNDALCVVNMMQKRGLFPSKKAYNKLAESLPLSCSTKLAVKLLEEMLSHGYFPRHIYYNSLLWTLSDNNLFEAHRVFDMMLKRGKLPYRETKRHLVDMCRKAGQFDMAFEIEQNMAIYEP, from the coding sequence ATGCATTTTGAAAAAAGAAAGTTTCGAACCGCCGAAGCCAAAGGTTGGGTCCGAAAGCGGTTCAAATCGGAACTGAGCCGATTGGCTCGGTCTGAAAAGTTAGATTTTTGCTCGCCGCGCTCGGTCGAGGTGACGGCGCGCTTGCCCTCCTCCTCGTCCTTTTGTTCTTCCTTCCGCGATGCTCGTCTTCCCtctctccgccgccgccgccgtcgccgtcgccgtcaAATGCTCGTCTCGAGGAGGTTCCGACAGCCTCCTCTCCTCGTTCACCTTTTCTTAGTCGAAGGAAGAAGCCATAGCTCTTCTCACTTCTCCTTCGCCGCCGCCGCCCATTCCTCCCCTGACTCCGACTCCGATGCCCTTGTCACGGACCACCGCCCTCCCGCATCCGTCGACGTATCCTCTGCCTACGCTACCCACTGCATCTCCCTCCTCCACCGCCTCCTCCTCCGAGGCGAGCACTCCGCTGCCCGCTCCGTCCTCAACCGCGTCGTCGCTGGTTTGCCCGTCCCTGATTCAGCCTCCGCCATCCACCTTGCGAGTTCCTTTGGAATCTCCCCCGAGTACGGTCGTATCCTCCGATCCTTGGTTTCCTCTCGCCAGTTCCTGAAGGCTAAGGCTCTTTTCGCTCACTCCACCGGCGGCGAACTACCGGAAGATTCCTCCGTGCTGGATGCCATGGTAGAATGCTTTTGCAAGCTAGGAAAGCTTGTGGATTCCAAGCCTCTGCTGGACCACATGATAAAAATTCGGTCTTTGCCGTCGAAGAGGACGTACACTGCGTTGCTGCGTTTGCTCTGCGCGGAAGAGAAGTTCCTGGAGGCTCTGGACCTCTTCGTTCTGATGGCCGGTGCAGGTGTTTTCCCAGATATGTCAGGTTATAATTCCCTAATCTATGGTTTGTGCTCAAAGGGGCATTTTGTTCAGGCACATCACCTGCTTGATAAAATGGTCAGCAGAGGATTGAGTCCTTCTTCCCAGTTGTGCAAAACCTTGTTTTACGGACTTTGCAAGGGAGGTGACATTGTCGAGTCTGAGCATGTTTGTAGAGTGATGGAGTCCCATGGTTTCCATTTTGATCGAACAATGTTTTCCACCTTGATTTCTGCATACTGTAAGAAGGGAAGGTTGGAGCCAGCTCTAGTCATTTTCCAGACAATGAAGGGGCATGCCTTCTTGGAGCCTGATGTGTATTCCTACAACACCCTGATAAGGGGCTTGCTGAGGCTCGGCTATGATGATTCAGCATGGAAGTTTTATAAAGAAATGACCATGACTGGACTTAAACCTGATGCAGTTACTTACGGGATACTGATCAGTTGGTACTGCAAGAACCAGAAAGTCGATTGTGCTTTGAGACTTCTTGAAACAATGCTTGGGTACGGTTTAGTTCCTAACATCCAATGCTACACAGCCATGATAACAGCTCTTTGCAAGACAAACAGATTGGTGGATGCTGAAAATTTGTTCGATAGGATGTTGGAGAGTGATCTCGTACCAGATCATCTAATGTTTGTTTTACTTTTGCGAAGTTTCCCCAAAAGTCATGGATTTGCAATCATCAGCAAGACTTTGCAGGCTATGGCTAAGACAGATAGTAGTGGAAAATTTAGAAATTCCTCCATATTGTTCAGTTCTAGTTTAGATCAGATATCACTTCAAGAGATGGAACTTGCATTTGATGAGATTGTGAGGCTTGATGTGCTTCCGGTTGAGTTAACTTTTAACATAGCGATAAGAACTATGACCGGAGAGGGAAGATTTGATGCTGCTCATCGTTTGTTGGACAAAATGGTTAGTTATGGTTGTGAACCTTCAATATCAACGTACAATTTTCTCCTAAAATGCCTATGTAGAGAGAATCAGATGGAGAATGTTAAATTACTCCTAGATTTAATGAATAGCAGGGGAGTGGTATGGAATTTGGTTACTTACTCTGTTCTGATAAATGCATATGGGAAGTTTGGGGACATACACTcagcttttgatatttttaatcAGATGATTGATCGAGGTGTCAAGCCTAATGTTATTATCTATGATCCAATAATCAAATGCCTATGCAGAATAGGAAGGTTCAGGGAGGCTGAGCTTGTATTTGGTAGAATGATCGAAAGTGGGGTAATGCCTGATGAAGTAGCCTATGTTAATCTTATCAATGGTTACTCGAAGATTGGAAGGATCAATGATGCTCGTTTTCTTTTCGATGAGATGTTGCACTGTGGCTTCCATCCTGGCTTGCATGCATACAGTGCTCTTATAAATGGACTAATAAAGAAGAATATGTTCAGTATAGCCTACAAATATCTAGATAAGATGTTGGAGGATGGATTTCTACCCGATAAGGTACTTTACACAATGCTAGTCAATCAGTTCTTTAAGAAAGGCGAAGAGAACTTTGCCTTGTATCTAGTTGACTTGATGGCGAGAAACCAGATTGAACTTCATCTAGTGACTTATGGCTCCTTAGTAAGTGGGATTTGCAAAAACATCCTACCTCGACGAAGAAGACAGCCATATTTAGCTCATAAATTAGAAGAAGCTAGGCATATGCTTTTCAGATTGCTACCTCAAAAACATGCTTTCCTTGGAAAAGCAAACCACTTGCATCATTACCAATCGGCAGAAAAGAAGGTTGAATATGCATTGAATATAATGCAAATTGTCGTGGACAACGGGATGATTCCCAATCTCCATTTTTATAATGGTATACTCAATGGATTATGTAGAGCTAAAATGATCCAAGATGCTTGTGATTTGGTTTCATTAATGCAGAAACTCGGCACTATTCCTAACCAAGTAACTTATACGATTCTAATGAATGGCCATTTCAGATCAGACGAGGCTGATTGTGCAATTCAGCTATTTAACGAGATGAACCGCGAAGTACATGTTCTAGATGAAGTTGCATACAATACATTGGTTAGGGGTCTTTCTGGGGCTGGCCGAACCAATGATGCTCTCTGTGTTGTAAATATGATGCAGAAAAGAGGCCTTTTCCCGAGCAAGAAAGCATATAACAAATTAGCTGAATCTCTACCTCTTAGTTGTTCTACCAAACTTGCCGTCAAACTGCTCGAGGAGATGCTCTCTCATGGCTATTTTCCTAGACACATCTATTACAATAGCTTGCTGTGGACTCTCTCCGACAACAACTTGTTTGAGGCTCATAGGGTTTTTGATATGATGTTGAAAAGAGGAAAACTACCATATCGAGAAACAAAGAGACATTTGGTTGATATGTGTCGCAAGGCTGGACAATTCGACATGGCTTTTGAGATCGAACAAAACATGGCCATCTATGAGCCTTGA
- the LOC122041435 gene encoding DNA-directed RNA polymerases II, IV and V subunit 6A-like, protein MAEDDYDDVDMGYEDEPPEPEIEEGMEEDQENNNEDVPDDVVGDAEEKQQEIVERPRKTSKFMTKYERARILGTRALQISMNAPVMVELEGETDPLEIAMKELRERKIPFTIRRYLPDGSYEDWGVDELIVEDSWKRQVGGD, encoded by the exons ATGGCGGAAGATGATTACGATGATGTCGACATGGG TTATGAAGATGAGCCACCGGAACCAGAAATCGAG GAGGGGATGGAGGAGGATCAGGAAAATAACAACGAAGACGTCCCAGATGATGTTGTTGGTGATGCTGAAGAAAAACAGCAAGAAATTGTTGAACGGCCTAGAAAAACATCGAAGTTCATGACAAAGTATGAGCGTGCTAGAATCCTTGGTACACGGGCTTTGCAAATTAG CATGAATGCTCCAGTGATGGTTGAGTTAGAGGGTGAGACTGATCCTTTGGAG ATTGCGATGAAGGAACTTCGTGAGCGCAAGATACCGTTCACCATTCGACGATATTTACCGGACGGGAG CTACGAAGATTGGGGAGTCGACGAACTGATCGTGGAGGATTCCTGGAAGCGACAAGTTGGTGGTGACTAA
- the LOC122041434 gene encoding arogenate dehydratase/prephenate dehydratase 6, chloroplastic-like: MASAPSIRPAFSSTSAADFISVDRVRLYPFSGAVKVSPFRRLTSYSIACAAVAAINGGVVPKVDDRARINGFESAGLRVAFQGAPGAYSEFAAKTALPGCETLPCRAFADAISAVERGLADRAILPVESTMDGAGLRNYEFLLHHDLRVVQEISLFVNYCLLAMPGVSPAELRRVISHPLALAHCSRALAQLGLHLREPVEDTAGAVEMLRSNRLLDTAAIASPRAALLYGLDVLADGLQDDSWNVTRFLLLASPTSLAAAVRPKAAAPLKTSTVVAHRGGSMSVLLKVLSAFSRRSINLTKLEVLNSASKEDKSPVFILDVSRKGMLRAFPHVLYVDFEGSPENPKAKEAIDEISQTAEFVRILGCYAADTNIYDLH; this comes from the coding sequence ATGGCGTCAGCTCCCTCGATCCGCCCCGCTTTCTCTTCCACTTCTGCCGCCGATTTTATCTCTGTTGATCGAGTCCGCCTCTATCCGTTCTCCGGCGCCGTCAAGGTTTCGCCTTTCCGTCGACTTACGTCGTATTCGATCGCCTGCGCCGCCGTCGCTGCCATCAACGGAGGTGTCGTCCCTAAGGTCGACGATCGCGCTCGGATCAACGGATTTGAGTCCGCCGGTCTGCGGGTCGCCTTCCAAGGTGCCCCCGGCGCCTACTCCGAGTTTGCCGCCAAGACCGCCCTCCCGGGCTGCGAGACCCTCCCCTGCCGCGCCTTCGCGGACGCGATCTCCGCCGTCGAGCGCGGCCTCGCCGACCGCGCGATCCTCCCCGTGGAGAGCACCATGGACGGCGCCGGCCTGCGCAATTACGAGTTCCTCCTCCACCACGACCTCCGTGTGGTCCAGGAGATTAGCCTCTTCGTCAACTACTGCCTCCTCGCCATGCCCGGCGTCAGCCCCGCCGAGCTCCGCCGCGTGATCAGCCACCCGCTCGCGCTCGCTCACTGCAGCCGCGCCCTCGCCCAGCTCGGCCTCCACCTCCGCGAGCCCGTCGAGGACACCGCCGGTGCCGTCGAGATGCTCCGCTCCAACCGCCTCCTCGACACCGCCGCCATCGCCTCCCCGCGCGCCGCGCTCCTCTACGGCCTCGACGTCCTCGCCGACGGCCTCCAGGACGATTCCTGGAACGTGACGCGCTTCCTCCTCCTGGCCTCGCCCACGTCCCTCGCCGCCGCCGTGCGCCCAAAGGCTGCGGCGCCTTTGAAGACCTCGACGGTGGTGGCGCACCGGGGCGGCTCCATGTCGGTGCTCCTGAAGGTGCTCTCTGCCTTCTCCCGTCGGAGCATCAACCTGACGAAGCTGGAGGTGCTCAACTCGGCGTCGAAGGAGGACAAGTCACCGGTGTTCATCCTGGACGTGAGTAGGAAGGGGATGCTCAGGGCGTTCCCCCATGTCCTGTACGTTGACTTCGAGGGCTCGCCGGAGAACCCCAAGGCGAAGGAGGCCATCGACGAGATATCGCAAACCGCCGAGTTCGTGAGGATCTTGGGCTGCTACGCCGCCGACACCAACATCTACGATCTTCATTAA
- the LOC122039763 gene encoding protein IQ-DOMAIN 23-like: protein MGKATRWLRGLFVGKKPDLDAPAVSEKRRQWNFVVPFREKAQQKQRRAGQAAAAGAGERKGFNGGAFVSSQDEEEQRTRGVAIAVATAVVAEAAVATSQAATAVVRLTSSGMASPALLSSLASAFYKMEEAAASKIQAAFRGYLARRALKALRGLVKLQALVRGYIVRKQAAEALRCMQALVRVQARARAQRVFRSEQPHHFKKFPRRHARTSSRPATSDSAMRDRINSAGLNWLDEWMEERYCDSHGSVDAYKDDDKNAKVLEVDPGKAQLHHSSCSTLTSDRNSLSFLSVISGQSSIIETQQQSLRRMKLPFKFHNYGESPQCYSASSRPGSSRRGAPTPSKSDCSRSLFSGYSDYPNYMADTESSKAKIRSCSAPKQRPEVQNKIYSGSGKLDRSGKLIRLSLNQT from the exons ATGGGGAAGGCCACGAGGTGGCTGCGTGGCCTCTTCGTCGGGAAGAAGCCAGATCTCGATGCGCCGGCGGTCAGCGAGAAACGGCGACAGTGGAACTTTGTGGTGCCATTCCGGGAGAAGGCGCAGCAGAAGCAGCGGAGGGCAGGGCAGGCGGCGGCGGCCGGAGCGGGGGAGCGGAAGGGCTTCAACGGAGGAGCATTTGTATCGTCCCAAGACGAGGAGGAGCAGAGAACGCGCGGCGTCGCCATCGCGGTGGCCACCGCCGTGGTGGCTGAGGCCGCTGTGGCCACCTCGCAGGCCGCGACGGCGGTCGTCCGGCTGACGAGCAGCGGGATGGCGTCCCCGGCATTGCTTTCATCCCTCGCCTCCGCCTTCTATAAGATGGAGGAAGCGGCGGCGAGCAAGATCCAGGCCGCGTTCCGTGGTTACCTG GCAAGAAGGGCATTGAAGGCACTGAGGGGACTTGTGAAGCTCCAGGCACTTGTCAGAGGCTACATTGTCAGGAAGCAGGCCGCAGAGGCTCTGAGATGCATGCAGGCCCTGGTGCGAGTCCAAGCCAGGGCCCGGGCTCAACGTGTATTCCGATCGGAGCAACCGCACCATTTCAAGAAGTTCCCCAGAAGGCATGCC AGGACTTCCTCAAGGCCAGCTACTTCAGATTCAGCCATGCGGGATCGGATTAACTCTGCTGGATTGAACTGGCTGGATGAGTGGATGGAGGAACGTTACTGTGACAGCCATGGATCTGTCGATGCATACAAGGACGATGACAAGAATGCCAAGGTCCTGGAAGTAGACCCAGGGAAGGCACAGTTACACCATTCCTCATGCTCAACTCTGACCTCAGACCGAAACAGCCTCAGCTTTCTCAGTGTCATCTCTGGCCAATCCTCCATCATCGAAACACAGCAACAATCTCTTCGCCGCATGAAGTTACCATTCAAGTTCCACAACTACGGTGAGAGCCCTCAGTGCTACTCCGCCTCATCAAGGCCTGGAAGCTCAAGAAGAGGAGCACCTACTCCTTCAAAAAGTGACTGCTCTCGGAGTCTCTTCAGTGGCTATTCAGACTACCCAAACTACATGGCGGATACCGAATCATCAAAGGCAAAAATACGATCCTGCAGCGCTCCAAAGCAGAGGCCAGAGGTGCAGAACAAAATCTACTCTGGTTCAGGCAAGTTAGATAGATCAGGGAAGCTTATAAGGCTCTCGCTAAATCAAACTTAG